The following DNA comes from Tunturibacter psychrotolerans.
TTTACCAGGTTGAGCTAGTCGGCTGAGCCCAGGGCAAGGTCGATCAGAGTCTTTTCCTCGATCTCGTGAGCCTTTGCGGAACCAGTTGCGGGCGTTGCACTCGCACTGCGCTTGACGCTGAGTACAGCGCGGTCACCAGCCATACGTCGCAGCAACGGCATCACGTAGGAAAACGCTCCCATGTTGGCCGGCTCTTCCTGAACCCAGATGATCTCCTGCGCGTCTGGATGTTGGTCGAGGGCGGCCTGTAGTTCATCCTCGGGCCAAGGGTACATTTGCTCAAGGAAGATGATGCCAACGCTGAAGTCCTTACGCTTCTCGCGTTCGACGCGAAGATTGTGACCGATCTTTCCGCTGCAGACCAGCAGTCTGCGCGGGTCTTTCACGTCATTGTCCGGTAGCACGTTCTGAAATCGTTCGATGGCAAAATCCGCGAGTGTGGAGGAGGCATCTGGATGGCGGAGCATGCTCTTAGGAGTGAAGACGACGAGCGGCTTACGCCACGGCCGAAGCGCCTGTCTCCGCAGAAGGTGGAAGTATTGCGCGGCGTTCGACGGCTGACAGATCTGGATGTTGTCGTTCGCGGCGAGTTGTAGATAGCGTTCGATGCGTGCGCTGGAGTGCTCGGGGCCTTGGCCCTCGTATCCGTGCGGCAGCAACAAGACAATTCCAGAGAGCAAGCCCCACTTCGCTTCACTGGCCGCGATGAACTGATCGATGATGATCTGCGCGCCGTTCGCGAAGTCGCCGAATTGCGCCTCCCAAAGTACGAGAGTCTCGGGAAAGTCGCGCGAGAAGCCATACTCGAAGCCTAAGACAGCGGCCTCGGAGAGAAGTGAGTTGTACACCTCGAACTTACCCTGCTTCCGACTGAAATGGGCGAGCGGCGTGTAACGAACCTCGGTCTCGGTATCGACCATAACAGCATGGCGTTGATTGAAGGTTCCCCGCTGTGAATCCTGTCCGCTGAGGCGTACCGGAGTGCCTGCTTCCAGCAGTGAAGCGAAAGCTACGAGTTCGGCCATACCGTAGTCGAAGAGTCGCGAGCCAGCGCCCATTTCCTGACGCTGTTCGAACAGCTTCTTCACCTTGGGATGGATATGGAAGTCGTTTGGGTATGAGGTCAGCGAGGTCACAAGCGCATTGATCCGTTCGGCGGAGAGACCTGTTGGCACATCGTCCTGGGGCTCCAGTTCACCCCCTTTGTAGGGATCCCAATAAGCGGGAAGGTAGGCTAGTTGCGGCTTGTGATCGGCCTGCGTTGCCGCCTTCTGATCGTCAAGGAGTTCTTGTTGAATCTTCTGCACCTCGGCGGCGGGATCGACACCGATTTGCTTTGCGTATGACTGGTAGAGTGCGGGACGGTCCTTGATAATCGCATACCGACGAGGCTGGGTGACGGTGGGATCGTCGACTTCGCTGTGTCCATGTTTGCGGTAGCCTACGAGATCGATAACGATGTCAGAGTGGAAGCGCGTTCGATATTCCGCAGCGATTGCAGCGACTCTCACGACGGCATCTGGGTCTTCGGCGTTGACGTGGAAGATGGGAATGGGAAGACGTTTTGCAATGTCCGTGGCGAATCGCGAGGAGTTCGACTCTTCAGGGATTGCGG
Coding sequences within:
- a CDS encoding 2-oxoglutarate dehydrogenase E1 component, producing MATKAGTLTEATPTLEQHERETIFDIFRRWGYLQASLDPLGQYLAPEPFPTPAPEGEVAKEARGYYCGTIAVEFMHIPSPEQRQWLQERIEQIPPTPDQALILTQLIRADIFEQVIQSRYLGTKRFSLEGITALIPFLDRILAVSAGSGITKAMIAMSHRGRLNVMTNTIGRSPSEIFTKFEDVDPRSTMGGGDVKYHVGATGEYHSPEGKVISLHLASNPSHLEAVDPVVLGRTRAKQERIGKDGNNQVLPLIIHGDAAFAGQGILAETLNMATLHGYNVGGTIHVIVNNLLGFTAIPEESNSSRFATDIAKRLPIPIFHVNAEDPDAVVRVAAIAAEYRTRFHSDIVIDLVGYRKHGHSEVDDPTVTQPRRYAIIKDRPALYQSYAKQIGVDPAAEVQKIQQELLDDQKAATQADHKPQLAYLPAYWDPYKGGELEPQDDVPTGLSAERINALVTSLTSYPNDFHIHPKVKKLFEQRQEMGAGSRLFDYGMAELVAFASLLEAGTPVRLSGQDSQRGTFNQRHAVMVDTETEVRYTPLAHFSRKQGKFEVYNSLLSEAAVLGFEYGFSRDFPETLVLWEAQFGDFANGAQIIIDQFIAASEAKWGLLSGIVLLLPHGYEGQGPEHSSARIERYLQLAANDNIQICQPSNAAQYFHLLRRQALRPWRKPLVVFTPKSMLRHPDASSTLADFAIERFQNVLPDNDVKDPRRLLVCSGKIGHNLRVEREKRKDFSVGIIFLEQMYPWPEDELQAALDQHPDAQEIIWVQEEPANMGAFSYVMPLLRRMAGDRAVLSVKRSASATPATGSAKAHEIEEKTLIDLALGSAD